The following coding sequences are from one Neurospora crassa OR74A linkage group I, whole genome shotgun sequence window:
- a CDS encoding neuronal-specific septin-3, giving the protein MSLPAKMMRRKKNVKKGIQFCLMVCGASGTGRTTFVNTLCGKEVLTHKDSDDPATAHVEEGVKIKPITVELELDEEGTRIALTIVDTPGFGDQIDNEASFSEIVGYLERQYDDILAEESRIKRNPRFRDNRVHAMLYFITPTGHGLRELDIELMKRLAPRVNVIPVIGRADTLTPAELAESKKLVMEDIEHYRIPVYNFPYDIEEDDEDTVEENAELRGLMPFAIVGSEDIIEIGGRKVRARQYPWGVVEVDNPRHSDFLAIRSALLHSHLADLKEITHDFLYENYRTEKLSKSVEGGAGVDSSMNPEDLASQSVRLKEEQLRREEEKLREIEVKVQREINEKRQELLARESQLREIEARMQREAAAAAQAGTPTTSHSHQEINGSPDGN; this is encoded by the exons ATGTCTCTGCCTGCC AAGATGATGCGCCGCAAGAAGAACGTCAAGAAGGGTATCCAGTTCTGCCTGATGGTCTGTGGCGCCTCAGGAACTG GCCGTACCACCTTTGTCAACACCCTCTGCGGCAAAGAGGTTCTCACTCACAAGGACTCCGATGATCCCGCGACCGCCCACGTTGAGGAAGGCGTCAAGATCAAGCCCATCACAGTTG AGCTTGAGCTGGACGAGGAAGGGACGCGTATCGCCCTTACCATCGTCGACACCCCCGGCTTCGGTGACCAGATCGACAATGAAGCCAGCTTCTCCGAGATTGTTGGCTATCTCGAAAGGCAGTACGATGACATTCTTGCGGAGGAGTCGCGCATCAAGCGTAACCCCCGCTTCAGGGACAACCGTGTCCACGCCATGCTCTACTTCATCACCCCGACCGGCCATGG TCTCCGTGAGCTGGACATCGAGCTTATGAAGCGCCTTGCGCCCCGAGTCAACGTCATTCCCGTGATCGGCCGCGCTGATACGCTCACCCCAGCTGAGCTTGCCGAGTCCAAGAAGCTAGTGATGGAGGATATCGAGCATTACCGTATCCCCGTCTACAACTTCCCTTACGAtatcgaggaggatgatgaggatacCGTAGAGGAGAACGCCGAACTCAGGGGTCTCATGCCGTTCGCTATTGTCGGCTCGGAAGATATCATCGAGATTGGAGGACGCAAGGTCCGCGCTCGCCAATACCCATggggtgttgttgaggtCGACAACCCGCGCCATTCCGACTTCTTGGCTATCCGTTCGGCCTTGTTGCACTCGCATCTCGCCGATCTGAAGGAGATCACCCACGATTTCCTATACGAAAACTACCGTACCGAGAAGCTCAGCAAGAGCGTTGAGGGTGGTGCTGGAGT TGACTCCTCAATGAACCCTGAGGATCTCGCATCCCAATCCGTCCGActcaaggaggagcagctgCGTcgtgaggaggagaagcttCGTGAGATTGAGGTTAAGGTCCAACGCGAGATCAACGAGAAGCGCCAGGAGCTCCTCGCCCGCGAATCTCAGCTTCGTGAGATCGAAGCCCGCATGCAACGCGAAGCGGCGGCTGCTGCCCAAGCAGGGACACCCACTACCAGCCACAGCCATCAGGAAATTAACGGTTCCCCAGATGGAAACTAA
- a CDS encoding SVP1-like protein 2, variant has protein sequence MDTRRILEHPVLAPVLSVTFNHDNSCFAVGLDHGFRIYESGSCVLRTSRDFGAGIGMVQMLGRTNILGLVGGGRQTKLSRNKLVLWDDKSKKQRIVLVLMDRVQVYQTAKPHPLLSTYETTDNPLGLCCLSSDRIAFPGRAIGHVQLVEVETGNVSIITAHTSALRAMALSQDGELLATASEMGTIIRVYATSNCARLYELRRGIDKAIIFSIGFSPSGKYLACTSDKSTLHVFDVTRPGGTRPITSNGGTAYAAGEPSVTGNNRPSSPYSVASSSGGGGGVMVNSNNGGSDMAADDGQGRWGFLSKLPLMPRIFSDPYSFASAKFEMADEPVSNGSREPLTRDGGLAIIGGPLKGNLGWISETEMVVIGAGRDPKWEKFAIQEGGQQDGYQGGGRRLVRVGWKRYGGETP, from the exons atgGACACTAGAAGGATCCTCGAACACCCGGTACTCGCACCCGTGCTGTCGGTTACCTTCAACCATGATAACAGCTGCTTTGCCGTCGGTTTAGACCATGGTTTCCGCA TTTATGAGTCGGGATCATGCGTTCTACGAACCTCTCGCG ACTTCGGTGCTGGTATCGGCATGGTCCAGATGCTTGGTCGCACAAACATTCTTGGACTagttggtggtggacggCAGACAAAGTTGAGCCGAAACAAG CTCGTTCTATGGGACGACAAAAGTAAGAAACAA CGAATCGTTCTGGTTTTGATGGACCGAGTGCAAGTCTACCAAACGGCCAAACCCCACCCGCTGCTTTCCACATATGAAACGACCGATAACCCTCTAGGCCTGTGCTGTCTCTCCTCGGATCGCATTGCCTTTCCAGGCAGGGCGATCGGCCACGTCCAGCTCGTTGAGGTTGAGACCGGCAATGTCAGCATCATAACCGCGCACACGTCGGCGCTGCGAGCGATGGCCTTGAGCCAGGATGGCGAGTTGCTGGCTACGGCGAGCGAGATG GGAACCATCATCCGCGTCTACGCAACATCCAACTGTGCTCGACTATACGAGCTGCGCCGCGGTATCGACAAagccatcatcttctccatcGGCTTCAGTCCCTCTGGCAAGTATCTGGCCTGCACCTCCGACAAATCGACACTCCACGTTTTCGACGTGACTCGCCCCGGCGGCACAAGACCGATTACTAGCAACGGCGGCACTGCCTATGCCGCCGGCGAACCTTCAGTCACGGGCAACAACCGCCCTTCTAGCCCTTACTCCGTCGCATCAAGcagtggcggcggtggtggtgtcatGGTCAATAGCAACAATGGCGGGTCAGACATGGCCGCTGACGATGGGCAAGGTCGCTGGGGCTTCCTCTCCAAACTCCCTCTCATGCCGCGTATCTTCTCAGACCCATACTCCTTTGCTTCCGCCAAGTTCGAGATGGCTGACGAGCCCGTGTCCAACGGCAGCCGCGAGCCGCTCACGCGTGATGGGGGCCTAGCCATCATCGGGGGCCCGCTCAAGGGCAATCTGGGCTGGATCAGCGAGACGGAGATGGTGGTCATTGGAGCTGGGAGAGACCCCAAGTGGGAGAAGTTTGCGATCCAGGAGGGCGGGCAGCAGGATGGGTATCAGGGTGGAGGACGCCGGCTGGTCAGGGTTGGGTGGAAAAGATATGGTGGGGAGACGCCTTAG
- a CDS encoding U2 snRNP component IST3: MNQIRAIQALNKREIEAGIPPEASWHVDYRDTAFVYFGGLPYDLSEGDVITIFSQFGEPVFLKLVRDKETGKSKGFGWLKYEDQRSTDLAVDNLGGAEIGGRLIRVDHARYKIRDDEDPEEGRIGWEDMVRKERRERGLASEVDDTGDEEEDDTKPRRPLLKEEKELQLLLENHDDDDPMKEFLIEEKKKEVEEALTREKKREEKERHKSSWRHRHEHGDKDRDRERGGRHQHRSHRSPRRVEDVDSDIRGRDRNHDDRTRSRDDRPRSRDRHPDRKRPRSEKEETSPAKQQRRRRDDADDVEMQDANYDDRQSRRDFARDKDRHRRDQERYRDRGRDLDKERGTDRDRHNSERHDRERDLTDDRERRRHRDLGHRSERKSGRSRSRSPWPTSRG, encoded by the coding sequence ATGAACCAAATCCGCGCCATCCAAGCCCTCAACAAGCGCGAAATCGAAGCCGGCATCCCGCCCGAAGCCTCTTGGCACGTTGACTACCGCGACACCGCCTTTGTCTACTTTGGCGGCTTACCCTACGACTTGTCGGAGGGCGATGTGATCACCATCTTCAGCCAATTTGGCGAGCCCGTCTTCCTCAAACTAGTGCGCGACAAGGAAACTGGCAAGTCCAAGGGTTTCGGCTGGTTGAAATACGAGGACCAGCGCAGCACAGATTTGGCCGTCGACAATTTGGGCGGAGCGGAGATTGGCGGGAGACTGATCAGGGTCGACCATGCCAGATACAAGATCAGGGATGATGAGGAtccggaggaggggaggattGGATGGGAGGATAtggtgaggaaggagagaagggaaagggggttGGCGAGTGAGGTGGATGATACTggagacgaagaggaggatgacacaaagccgaggaggccgctgttgaaggaggaaaaggagctgcagttgctgctggaaaatcatgacgatgatgatccTATGAAAGAGTTTTTGAttgaggaaaagaagaaagaggtggaggaggcgctgacaagggagaagaagagggaggagaaggagaggcaCAAGTCTAGTTGGAGACACAGGCACGAACACGGAGACAAGGACCGGGACAGGGAGCGGGGTGGTCGCCATCAACATCGATCACATCGGTCTCCGAGGAGAGTTGAGGACGTCGACAGCGACATCAGAGGCCGCGACCGCAACCACGATGACCGTACCCGGAGTCGTGATGACCGTCCTCGTTCTCGTGATCGTCATCCCGACAGGAAAAGGCCAAGGtccgaaaaagaagaaacctCCCCTGCCAaacaacaaagaagaagacgcgATGATGCGGACGACGTGGAGATGCAGGACGCAAATTACGACGATAGGCAATCGCGGCGAGATTTCGCCAGGGACAAAGACCGACATAGGAGAGATCAGGAGAGATATCGGGACCGGGGCCGGGACCTGGACAAGGAAAGAGGCACGGATAGGGACAGACACAACAGCGAAAGACATGACCGTGAACGCGATCTTACAGATGACCGTGAGCGCCGTCGCCACCGCGATTTGGGTCACAGGAGCGAACGCAAGAGCGGCAGAAGTAGGAGCAGGAGCCCATGGCCGACGTCGAGAGGTTAA
- a CDS encoding SVP1-like protein 2 gives MDTRRILEHPVLAPVLSVTFNHDNSCFAVGLDHGFRIYESGSCVLRTSRDFGAGIGMVQMLGRTNILGLVGGGRQTKLSRNKLVLWDDKSKKQVGVISASSLVRGAKMSSKRIVLVLMDRVQVYQTAKPHPLLSTYETTDNPLGLCCLSSDRIAFPGRAIGHVQLVEVETGNVSIITAHTSALRAMALSQDGELLATASEMGTIIRVYATSNCARLYELRRGIDKAIIFSIGFSPSGKYLACTSDKSTLHVFDVTRPGGTRPITSNGGTAYAAGEPSVTGNNRPSSPYSVASSSGGGGGVMVNSNNGGSDMAADDGQGRWGFLSKLPLMPRIFSDPYSFASAKFEMADEPVSNGSREPLTRDGGLAIIGGPLKGNLGWISETEMVVIGAGRDPKWEKFAIQEGGQQDGYQGGGRRLVRVGWKRYGGETP, from the exons atgGACACTAGAAGGATCCTCGAACACCCGGTACTCGCACCCGTGCTGTCGGTTACCTTCAACCATGATAACAGCTGCTTTGCCGTCGGTTTAGACCATGGTTTCCGCA TTTATGAGTCGGGATCATGCGTTCTACGAACCTCTCGCG ACTTCGGTGCTGGTATCGGCATGGTCCAGATGCTTGGTCGCACAAACATTCTTGGACTagttggtggtggacggCAGACAAAGTTGAGCCGAAACAAG CTCGTTCTATGGGACGACAAAAGTAAGAAACAAGTAGGCGTCATCAGCGCCTCGTCATTGGTTCGAGGGGCTAAGATGTCCAGCAAGCGAATCGTTCTGGTTTTGATGGACCGAGTGCAAGTCTACCAAACGGCCAAACCCCACCCGCTGCTTTCCACATATGAAACGACCGATAACCCTCTAGGCCTGTGCTGTCTCTCCTCGGATCGCATTGCCTTTCCAGGCAGGGCGATCGGCCACGTCCAGCTCGTTGAGGTTGAGACCGGCAATGTCAGCATCATAACCGCGCACACGTCGGCGCTGCGAGCGATGGCCTTGAGCCAGGATGGCGAGTTGCTGGCTACGGCGAGCGAGATG GGAACCATCATCCGCGTCTACGCAACATCCAACTGTGCTCGACTATACGAGCTGCGCCGCGGTATCGACAAagccatcatcttctccatcGGCTTCAGTCCCTCTGGCAAGTATCTGGCCTGCACCTCCGACAAATCGACACTCCACGTTTTCGACGTGACTCGCCCCGGCGGCACAAGACCGATTACTAGCAACGGCGGCACTGCCTATGCCGCCGGCGAACCTTCAGTCACGGGCAACAACCGCCCTTCTAGCCCTTACTCCGTCGCATCAAGcagtggcggcggtggtggtgtcatGGTCAATAGCAACAATGGCGGGTCAGACATGGCCGCTGACGATGGGCAAGGTCGCTGGGGCTTCCTCTCCAAACTCCCTCTCATGCCGCGTATCTTCTCAGACCCATACTCCTTTGCTTCCGCCAAGTTCGAGATGGCTGACGAGCCCGTGTCCAACGGCAGCCGCGAGCCGCTCACGCGTGATGGGGGCCTAGCCATCATCGGGGGCCCGCTCAAGGGCAATCTGGGCTGGATCAGCGAGACGGAGATGGTGGTCATTGGAGCTGGGAGAGACCCCAAGTGGGAGAAGTTTGCGATCCAGGAGGGCGGGCAGCAGGATGGGTATCAGGGTGGAGGACGCCGGCTGGTCAGGGTTGGGTGGAAAAGATATGGTGGGGAGACGCCTTAG
- a CDS encoding bax Inhibitor family protein: MSGPKYTPAPQEDPDAHLYYPQPPPSYQATAESSAANAVLGDQARLFSGAPRSSQDDDHDIPDDFKFGGSVAEATVEIRHQFIRKVYTILTVQLIATGAVSALSFLSDGYRNWIQSHPAMIWVSFAGALVFMLLTFWKRQSYPTNLLFLSGFTLLEAYTISVCVSFFDSTTVLLAVVITAGIFVFLTAFACQTKYDFTSWMPYLGGALWGLIITGFIYAFLPHTSTSELVYGGVAALVFSGYILVDTQLVMRKYHVEEEIAAAISLYLDILNLFLAILRILNSQSDN, from the exons ATGTCGGGACCCAAGTACACGCCTGCTCCGCAGGAGGACCCCGATGCCCACCTTTACTACCCGCAGCCTCCTCCGTCGTACCAAGCAACTGCCGAGAGCAGCGCAGCCAACGCCGTCCTTGGTGATCAGGCTCGCCTTTTCTCTGGTGCTCCGCGCAGCAGTCAGGACGATGATCACGATATTCCCGATGACTTCAAG TTCGGTGGTTCCGTCGCCGAAGCCACGGTTGAAATTCGTCACCAATTTATCCGCAAGGTCTATACCATTCTGACGGTCCAGCTCATCGCCACGGGCGCCGTGAGTGCGCTCAGCTTCCTCAGCGATGGCTATAGGAACTGGATCCAGTCTCATCCCGCCATGATTTGGGTTTCT TTCGCCGGCGCCCTCGTCTTCATGCTCCTAACCTTCTGGAAGCGTCAATCCTACCCCACTAACTTGTTGTTCCTCTCCGGCTTCACGCTGTTGGAAGCCTACACGATCTCCGTGTGCGTCTCCTTCTTTGATTCGACCACAGTGCTACTCGCAGTCGTTATCACTGCCggcatcttcgtcttcctcacAGCTTTCGCCTGCCAAACCAAGTACGACTTCACCTCCTGGATGCCGTACCTCGGCGGCGCCCTTTGGGGTTTGATTATCACGGGCTTTATCTACGCCTTTCTGCCGCACACAAGCACCTCGGAGCTGGTGTATGGTGGTGTCGCCGCGCTGGTGTTTTCGGGGTACATTCTGGTTGATACCCAGCTGGTAATGCGCAAGTATcatgtggaggaggagattgcgGCAGCGATTAGTTTGTATCTGGATATCCTGAATCTGTTTCTGGCTATCTTGAGAATCTTGAACAGCCAGTCGGACAACTAG